The Corythoichthys intestinalis isolate RoL2023-P3 chromosome 1, ASM3026506v1, whole genome shotgun sequence genomic interval TCTGTGATATGCAATTGTTTTcagattctttttctttttgcctgttttgtgatttgcagttgttttgttttgttgagtCATCATGTTTTGTGACTTGTTGCACTTGTTTTTGGATTTGCCATTGTGCTTTTGGATCTTTCCCActtaaaaaagactttaaaccaCGCACATTGATTCTTGAGAAGCCTTGACCACCACCAACAGCTTCTGGAGCCCCAAAGGCGACGGGTTGTAAAGCCTCAGGCAAAAGCTGTTCATGGTTTCGTCGTCTGTCAGTAAGAAGAAGGCCAAGGCCGACCACATGtcatttggcatgttgtcccagTCAATATAGTCTGAACTATCTTCCTTCTGAAACTGCTTCAGCAAAGAGTCGTCCTTCAGCTCGTTTAGGCAGTAGAACAAGTTGATGTTCTTCTCTGGAGTGTTCCGTTTAATCATTTCCATGATCAACTTGACACTCTTGGACTTATTTTGCCTGCAGTCCCGAGGAGCCTTCAGCAGTTCCCCCACTGTTTTCTGGTTGCATGGCAAGGAAAGGCCAAAGAGGAAGCGGATGAACATGTCCAGGTATCCTCCACTCTCCGAGGCTACCTGGAGAGCTGACTCATGGACCTCAGGGATTGTCTTTTGTTTGAAAAACCTAAAACGTCTTTGTATGCGTCCTGAATCATCCAGTACATTCTTGTTGTCATGGAAAAGGCAAATCATCACATGTAATGCGGCCATATACTCCTGCACGGTCAGATGGACGAACTGAAACATCTTGCCCTGTTGGTTTCTTCTGAGTGGTTGGACCTCCTTCAACACCTCGGTGAATATACCGGAGTGTTTTGCGGCTTGGCTGTAATCAAAGCCGCTGTACACCAGATCCTGCTCATAGAAGATCTGTTGTTTACTCATGGTGTGGTGAAAGGCCATCTTTGCTAGCGCTTTCACATAATAAATGTACTTGGTCATCTGTCTCTTCCCTGACCTTTTCAGTTGATTAAACACAAACTCTGAGTACATGTCGGTCAGCGTTGTGGGAAGCTCTCCCTCCTTCCCTTTGTCCAAATGATCCTGAAGAACTGTAGCGGTGAGCCAGCAGAAGATGGGCATGTGGCACATGATGAAGATGGTGCGAGTTTTTCGGATGTGCTCAATGACACACTCCTCATTTGGGAACTTTTTCCTGAAGTACTCCAGCCTCTTGAAATCGCTGAATCCTCTCACCTCCGTTCTGCTGTCAATGAGGTCGGAGGGGATATCGCGGGCCGTCGCGGGCCGCGTGGTGATCCAAACCCGGGAGCAAGGAAGCAGGTTCCCCTTGATGAGGTGCGCCAGGAGCACCTCCAGCGGGTAAGCCTTCTTCACATCTATGTCCACTTTCATCTCATTCTTCAAGTCCATTTTAAAGTTGCACTCATCCAGTCCATCCAAGACAAACAAGATTTTGAGCCTGCTGCGTTCGTAGTCCCGCTTCCCGGACGTCTGCATTTCCGCAAATATATTGTTCAGTGTCTCCTCGTTCATATGCCTACTCTCGCAAACGTAGCGTCGGATGAGCTTGGCCAGCGTAAAACTTTTCCCTTTGTCCGTGTTCAACTCACGGAATGTGAAGGGAAATATGAAGTGCACGTCCTGGTTGGTTTTCCCGCTGGCCCAGTCACACACAAACTTTTGAACCAGTAAGGTTTTCCCGATTCCCGCGAAGCCGACGGTGAGCAGCGTGCGTATCGGTTGCGGCTGCCCGTCATGGCTTTTGAAGATGTCGCACGGCAGGATAGAGTTCTTGGCCGCGGCGGCACGCGTCTCCATCTGAAGCACCTCGTGTCGCTCGTCGGGCCTGACGTCGGCCCCGTAGGTGATGTCCAGCTCCGTGTAGACGTTCGCCAGAGGCTGCTGCTGCCTGCGCTTGGTTTTGCCCTCGGAAACAGAGCTGTACAAACTCTGCAGGTTGTCCTGCAGGTCCGCCTTCAATGTGGCAATCTGATCATCATCAAGGACGGAGAAGCCTGCGAGAAAGCAGCGGTGAGCCGTTAtggacaaaaaacaacaaccttgcAAACAACCCCAGGGCACACAGCCACCAGAGAGATGAATACGTAAAAGTCCCACCCTCACATAATGGACAATGTGATTGTGTAACTCAAGGCAGATTCTCTTCATAAATACCTCCATGGTTGAGTTATTTAGGgatgttttaatgttttattagtGTTTAACCCTTTACACTCCGTGCTATACAATTGGGGATGCTTGCCTCCCCTTGATTTCTGTGGCCCATATCGTCTGTTGTACTCATCATAAAGACGTCATTTAGACCAGTATATAGAGAAATAATCGCTCTTTCATTCAACACCGGATGGCAGCACTGTCGCATGTTAACTAAATGAATTTTcctaaggtgacttgaagttgaaGTTCACATTAGTGGCCGCCATCTTGCATCCACGATGTTTTATATCACGTCTCTGCTGAAATAACCAAATTTTCTCACAATTACATCGACAAAATAGAATCACAACGACAAGATAGGGTTAGAATAAGGTGTAGAACACCAGTAGAAGCACATCTAGTTCTTAGGAGGCAAGtagaagcagtgaattagtccgaGTCTGAAGAGAAGTCCACACAAAGAGGGGGAATGGATTCGAAGGAAGAGAATGTGATCAACGTTGGCATTGATCTCCTCCAAGAAggtcataaaatgaaaaaatatagccatttatcATAAACATACCGAAGATCAAGTCATATTAGGTAAGATTTGAGTCCTACAGAAATACTTTGAACAAAGTTGCCCTCCCTGCTGAATCAATAACATCTTGTATTATTGgccatgtaaacaatgacaaaaaaatgtgtttttgtctgtttgtaaACGGCCAAATACCATTACACACCTACAAATTCTTTGATAGACTATGAgatattattgttatatttgaCTTTTATATCATACTCATGTGTGAATTTAAAAATAGTGTGAAAACAGCTattccagtggttcttaacgttGGTTCGATCACacctcaggggttcggtgagcaagtctaaggggttcggcaaaGGTAAAGACAACCAGAGCCTTATTTTTGTATGCTGATTAAAAtcaaggcaaagtggctttttagactaAGTTTTGGActtgtttgctcccaatttacatgcttaatccatttcttttatcAGCTAGTCCTCGATCAGATAGGAGGTTCTTCCCCagggactggtttgctcagtggaaggttggctCACACTTggcatgagggaatacaacagaccgatggccagcgtggtctcaaatatTGACCCGTATATAAAACAAGCTGTCAAAATgaagaattttgaacagaagtttgctaaattattagctcgTTAGCTTAGATAGATAGGTTTTGAATTAGAAATAAACTGCTTTATTATGTAACTCCGAAGGgatcggtgaatccacatgtgaaacttgtgcggttcggtacctttagcaaggttaagaaccacttggctatttgtaaacaatagaatatatataatttttattcacttttcagatcgacCCTCTGCCAGAGCTCCAAGGGCTGAGAGGACGAGAGGTTGAGCCAGCGGCATGAACAGACCCCTCCCAGatgacatttcatttcattgaaatgaataggaagtgtgaGTTTTCAAGTTTCGTGGGAATGATGTGGATTGTTTACAAACTATTGTCAATTAGTgccatttttgaaatgtaaatgacaCCGTGCTCATTTGCTCAACCTCGATGTGCAATATGTCAAATCGAAGCGAAGaagtttatttttataatcagtTGTCAAAATCTTACTGAGATTTATAGTTTAGCAGTCATTAAGCAATGTTTGTGAGTAtccatatttggcatgtgaaattCTTTGACTTTAGCTGGTGATGACACtttcaaaaatgtgagaaatttgaaaaataaaagtttgaTGATGACATTTGATGATTTAGGAATAAAAATATGTGAAACAAGGCATGTTTGcgcagttttttgggggggtgtatGAATACTCATTGAAAAATCAACGCCTCATTCCACAAAAATTGCTCGGAGTGTAAAGCGTTAAAATGAGAGGAATCTCTCCGGTTCTTTGACATGCGGAGACTCCTCTCACTGTTCAAACACCATGCCCATGATTAGTTGGAGGAGCGATTTAATTTTATGATGTCCcacatttaatatattttttgttttaagtgAACTGTTTTCTATTCATATAAACTACTGTCATGTgctgaaaaaacaaatcaactggaatgcaaaaaaatggcgCTTCTAAAACgagtaaaaaattatttgaaatgaGATAAGATTTGCTTATAACAACTAAGAAAATTCTGCCAATGGAACAAACAATTTTTGTCTTGCTTTGGCAAAATGTTCTTGTCATAAGCAAATCTTATCTCATTTCAAGTCATTTTTTACTCGTTTtagaagtggcatttttttccccagtgtgtTACACTgatcaatgacattttttaaagacctaaggatttatttttaattcttaATCATTTCTCATGTTTCTCATGTGTGgctcaaaatgacctcattattggcctgtgacgtcacccaggtTACGCCCACTGGCGTGACTTTGTTGGCTTTTTATTTTCGACCTTTGTAGGGCCTCTCAGGAGCAACAGAGCAGCAACAAATGATCACAAAATGAAAAGCAATAGTTatgtccaggggtgaaagtgggccagaacggttcaGGAAGGCAGTTCCGgtttaagattcagggccagaacgcagttccgttacacggtgctttgattccaaaaatatgacggcaactgtcaaaacactatgtaaaaaaaaaaaataaaaaaaaaataaataaaaaaggctaagctgccacacatgcatttcatctccaagaagaaaacaatctaacaacatcagatttacatacacacttgttaacaacaaacataataaagtgcttgtgtagtgtttccaccaatatttattatttactttattccacggacggcatagaggtttccccagctgctgcagttatctgagtctgacgatgatgagtcacgtcaatgtgccaaTGCACActgcaaagcaaaatgcctggactcatttgtCTGTTaatttggctgacatactgacatgtaaccagcagagatagttagctctgattggttcaaatgtgcatgttttctaaaAAAGCAccaccaacaacaaaaaatggctgaattgatgtgacaaaaaagggcaatacaacataaaaatgatcaaatctttaagagcaacgaaagagttgaggaggcttatttatcattatttagttttatttgctctgatggggaggttcagaacatattagctgtcaatgtgcactttggacttatatttgttcatttatgtgaggctacttattcatttccttatgatttaaaaacgtttgcgcgatcttcaatttttggcatttagtatgtgaggaaaataACGGTGCTGAAAcagttttatttgcatttcagtagtatgtgaagtaaggttggccaaccatgtttttgaataatatcaatggctaaaaagttataagcatattttcgttattttttttaaagcaacccttccagattctttgtttaacccatagcaacgcccttgacaacgaaaatgcttttcttcggcaatcttctgaaattacgtcacagagggtagtgcgagggaagtccgccatagaacagtattgtttgttgcattgcctctcggtaagatgccacggcggtgtgtggcgatgttttgttctcactcaaacaaaaagttgtatgagtggcaaaAGGATAGCactgcagggcacgtaaatggacatctttcgttcgcacgaagcgaacgaatttcacgccatcatcaagtagtgttctctgctgcaaacacttcgaagatgcctgcttccttaaccggtctgcttatgatcaaggatttgccaaaaagtaagtgtgatttttggatagatgactgatgactttgtaaaagcagagctgccaactgttgtggaatgaacagtataagctagcgacgttagccgaaagttaagtcGTGGCTATTCCATACATGTCATAAgaaaattaagtagtggtgctgtgagatccaaatttaatattttatatgacttccatggggttCGGCAagaattcatacaatttattgatgaagtaatCAGgatcatcaaagaaagcaggcttgcatgcctcccaaagttcatcaacattcttaggTTTCGTctcccatgcttcctctttcatcctgttcatgtctggtgactgctggccagtcctggaggatcttgatcttatttggcttgaggaactttgaggtagagattgaattaTGTGATGGAGCCCCATCCTgcagcagaatttgtccctttttatggttaggaatgtaagaggcagctaagatttgttgatatttcagactatttatgttgccttccaccctgcagatcactTGCACACCCCatactagtgttgtatcggccgcaaacgattcgttctttttgaacgaattgtttgggtgaacgagaccgaactaatcaccatctgcactgattcgttctatgaagttggggctgcgttagctgcgtgggagggcgttgagcaagcggcagcgtcttctgacatcgtacacgaccaatcagacgccagcctcatcgcgggagggaccggaaacagaatcagggcatcTGTCACCCACTTccccgtgtggccaataagcagccagcgtgcaggcaggggggcaagactgagttatgtcacttcccgttcagtgactcggtcttccggttcctgacctagcttgctgctaacttgactttccagtaatgactatgcggtgaacgagtcataaaatgaaaggaaatgactttgtcacatatttgttaacgtggagcctatcaaatgctgctcaaacagacaaaaacaccacacaaatctagcgagcatggtttagtgtactacttttctcaacagactcgggactacctatgacgacatactatcaaatttacagtagtttaaaccacgggtagctacgaggcaagcaaaagctgagctgcggtcgcgtgacggcagtgacgggggcagagaactgtcactatatggaggcttcatggcagcaatATTTaccttagtatgatcaccataatactgatttacaATGAAACTACTGcatatacatgtccattttttcggagtattttttttttttttttttcgtgtcagagcatgtcgggtgttggttggtttgacaaattatgtcaatccgtccatcatgtgctactcaagcgcccaaaaacaacgcacgcggacacgggacatttttcttaacagagtaatgagagtagaaaggcgacatcataaagagcaaacaattatttctcgtcagcatttgacgatctgagatgaggggacgacaggggagctgaccggattattttatttattaataccagtgcaaaaattcaatacgatcatcttaatactgatttgcacttaaactgtcaaatatcaaaatgtagtattgtttttatttcagagcagcacatttgacaactagctatttacactttagttttaacaatagtgaccaaaaataatagtgatgagcataaaaacaaaaatacaacaaagcgagaggtaaatatgatgtgttggtcgttccatatttagaaattaaactttcgatttatttttattttcgtgacagcaagcatgccgcgttggctggtagcagcagcattgtatatgtgatcaagatcatgctaaagaaggtCCGtgtgcccccgaccccaaacccccactccccccacaaaaggaaaatgtttaaccgtgtcctaaattgaaatgcaagcacgagccatgactttgttcCCATAGAAAtacgacagacgacgcggaagttctccctcgcttttgcagcagcgggaggcagACCAGGCTGTCTGTGAATGCAGAataatatcgcctgtcactcatttctaaaTCTACGACGAGcagtcaatgaggagcctgtgtgcaagagagggagggaccaagcaatgtcacttcccattcggttatactgcgaagcggtctttcgtgattcgttcggcaacgtcacttcccgttcactaaccgaacgattcatttgggcggggagggagttgAGGggtgcgaacgattcgttgaattatttgtttgaacgaatctttttactgaacgaaccagaatggattcgtttactcaagtgaacgacagatcccgtcactaccccatactggatgtaaccccagaccatgattttgccaccaccaaacttcactgttttctgagtgaatctcggatccatgcgggctccattggttctcctgcaatatttgcggtgactgtgCTGTAAttgaatggaagattcatctgaaaaatccacattTTACCACTtctccagcatccatccttttgacaggctgtgggccttagcAAATGCCATACGGTTTTTTAATtgcctgcaccctgagagataaatagtctgaaatattgtcaaatcttagctgcctcttacaatcctacccataaaaagggacacattctgcagcaggatgatgCTCCATCGCCtatttcaatctctacctctaagttcctcaaggcaaagaagatcaagatcctccgggactggccagcccagtcaccagacatgaacaggatgaaagaggaagcatggaagacgaaacccaagaatgttgatgagctctgggaggcatgcaagattgctttttttgatattcctgatgacttcatcaataaattgtatgaatccttgccgaaccgcatggatgcagtccttcaagcccatggaagtcatacaagatattaaatttggatctcacagcaccactacttcattcgcttatgttatgtaacatatttttgtatttgaagtacatttttagttcaattttcacactactttttgtaggcgacaaaacttttgtcttgccaaaatttgacctttatgtcttcattaaatgataaatcttttatcAGTGAAACAAGTATATTTTTGAACATTCaaaatcatttgggagggtcttagctttcatatgagccatttctgaaaccaattgaataattaaaagtcatgtTATTAACAATTGTTTctccaaaatggataagcgacaagacttttgtcagggacggtatataatttttcacttttcagatcgacCGTCTGCCAGAGCTCCAAGGGCTGAGAGGGTGAGAGGTAGAGCCAGAGGCATGAACAGACCCCTCTCAGATGTAAAAGATGACATTTCAATTcattgaaatgaatagaaattGTGAGTTTTCAAGTTTCGTGATAATAATGTGGATTGTTTACAAACTATTGTTTAAACCTGCCATTTTTGGAATGCAAATGACACCGTGCTCATTTGCTCAACCTCGATGTGCAGTATGCCAAATCGAAGCTAAGatgttcaatatttttttatcagtTGTCAAAACCTTATTGAGATTTATAGTTTATCAGTCATCAAGCaatgtgtgtgattttccataTTTAGCATGTGAAATTCTTTTGACTTAAGCTGGTGATGacactttcaaaaatgtaagaaatttagggaaaaaagtttttgacgaTTGATGATCTAGGATTAAAAATATGTGCAACATGTGTTTTTCGGGGGCGGTTTATAAATGCTAACAGAAAAATCAAACCCTCAATTCACAAAAATTGCTCGGAgtgtaaagggttaaaatgaGAGAGACTCCTTTCATTGTAGAAACACAACGCCAATGATTAGCTGGAGAAGTGATTCAATTTTATGATGTCCCACATGTAATTTCTTTTAAGTGAACTGGTTTCTATTTATATAAACTGCTGCCATGTCGTGAAAAATCAATCAGTGTACTGTTACACTGatcaataactttttttttgttaagaactaaggatttatttttcattcttaATCATTTCTGATGTTCCTCATGTGTGGCTCAAAATGACCTCATCTATTGCTTCGGTGATGCATtccaaagaaataaatgagatgaGGAAGCGCTATTGATGAGATCTGGATAAGAGCTCACCATTCTCAGATATCTCTTAAATGAAAAGAGAAATAGTGTCTATCTATTGTTCCTAAGGGCCTCTTAGGAGCAACAGAGCAGCAACAAATGATCACAAAATGAGAAGGAATAGTTATGTCTCAGGAGATGATATTGGGAAATAAATGAGCAACAACATTTTTGCTACGGGTTGTTTCATGGTTAACTTCCACAGTTTTCAAGTCACCTGCTTTCTACCACGGGAAGCTACGTCAGGGACTAACCTTTTATTTTCAGCATGTCGCTGCGCagcttctcggccaaatcgttgTTCCCGATCTTCTCCAGAATCTTGACGGTCTCATCCAGAGTGTTCTCGCCGTGCTTAATCAAGAGCTTGTCAGCAATGTACTCAAGGCGGGTGTTTTCACGCACCCTTCTAGGCAGGGCCGTGTGGAACCTGAAGGACTCAAAGTCATCCTCCCCCAGCTCCCTCAGCGTGTTCCACAGCAGATCCCTACATCCGCTGTCCAGAGCCATCCTTCAGACTTATACAGTATACACGTGAGGGAGTTGACCGTCGATCAGGTATCTACAGACGACAACTTTTATTGACTTATTGTAACTTGAGATCATAAACCATTTGAGTGACGTCACGCAAAACACAGATGTCAGGGTAATCTTCATCTTTCCTCTTAGCAGTGGTCGAATGTAACGAAGAAAAACTCTCtcattactgtacttaagtacatttttatttGTATCTATACttgacttgagtacaaatatgaagtggtactttttacttttacttcaataCATTTTACAtaacaaatactgtatttttcggactataagtcgcagttttttttcatagtttggctaggggtgcgacttatactcaggagcgacttatgggtgaaattatgaacacataatgatatcatttcacatgttattttggtgttttggagtgacactgatggtttggtaaacttgttagcatgttctttatgctatagttatctgaataactcttaatagctatgttacattaacataccggccacaatcgcgttctgcctttggcattgtgtgttcaattgtattattggcttttttatattgaaatgcatgattttagtttgtggcgctttcacgcccaagtgggggcacactcgcagttgtttacgcgaagaagagcgctcagacgccagaagaagacggacagctacgcagctctgagcgagtgggcgagtttgcgagagagagaaaaacacggctgtgaacctacgttcattgtttataataataataatacattttatttgtagagcgcttttaccaatgctcaaagacgctttacagtaggaacaaaaacagcaaacaacgtgaacagaacaaaacaaagaaaataattataagttaaaagctagtttaaaaaggtgagtttttaacagtttttgaatgtgggaaggtctgaacaggtacggatgggtttagggagtgagttccaaagggagggggcagcagcggagaaggctctgtccccccaagTTCGGTGTGTTCTTTGTTTGGGCGGCGCGAGGATGTTTCCGTTAGAAGAGCGGAGGTGACGGGAAGGGGCgtggggacagagaaggtctgtgaggtagggaggggccaagctattgagtgctttgtaagtgagaaggatgattttgaactgAATTCTGTATGAAATAGGCTGCCAGTGCAGTTTATGGAGGTTCCTATAGGGGGTCCGGGTGAGAAGGGGTGCAGCGGAGTTTTGGATATATTTTAGTTTATTGAGTAGTTTGGATGGAGAACTGAAGAGACTGCTGTTGCAGTAGTCAAGTCTGGAGGTTATGAAGGCATGGATGAGGGTTTCAGCAGTAGAGAAGGTAAGGGAGGGGTGAACACGGGCTATGTTCTTGAGGTGGGAGAAGGCAGTTCTGGTGATATGGTTGACGTGGTGGTCGAATCTTAGTTTATTGTCAAAAATGATACCAACGTTGCGGGAATGTGTTGAGAGAGGCAGGGTGCAGTTGTTGATGGTGAGGGAAATTGACTGTCTATGATGTGGGCTGCAGGGTTGAAGATGATTATGTCTGATTTGTTACTGTTGAGTTGAAGATAGTTTTCTTGCATCCAGGAATTAATTTCACGAGGCAATTTTGAAGTGTGGATTGGGTGCTTTGCGAGATTTGTTGCGTTGTTATGTAAATTTGGATGTCGTCAGCGTAGCAGTGAAATTGGAGTCCATGTTTACGGATGATCTGACCAAGGGG includes:
- the LOC130913785 gene encoding NACHT, LRR and PYD domains-containing protein 12-like; this translates as MALDSGCRDLLWNTLRELGEDDFESFRFHTALPRRVRENTRLEYIADKLLIKHGENTLDETVKILEKIGNNDLAEKLRSDMLKIKGFSVLDDDQIATLKADLQDNLQSLYSSVSEGKTKRRQQQPLANVYTELDITYGADVRPDERHEVLQMETRAAAAKNSILPCDIFKSHDGQPQPIRTLLTVGFAGIGKTLLVQKFVCDWASGKTNQDVHFIFPFTFRELNTDKGKSFTLAKLIRRYVCESRHMNEETLNNIFAEMQTSGKRDYERSRLKILFVLDGLDECNFKMDLKNEMKVDIDVKKAYPLEVLLAHLIKGNLLPCSRVWITTRPATARDIPSDLIDSRTEVRGFSDFKRLEYFRKKFPNEECVIEHIRKTRTIFIMCHMPIFCWLTATVLQDHLDKGKEGELPTTLTDMYSEFVFNQLKRSGKRQMTKYIYYVKALAKMAFHHTMSKQQIFYEQDLVYSGFDYSQAAKHSGIFTEVLKEVQPLRRNQQGKMFQFVHLTVQEYMAALHVMICLFHDNKNVLDDSGRIQRRFRFFKQKTIPEVHESALQVASESGGYLDMFIRFLFGLSLPCNQKTVGELLKAPRDCRQNKSKSVKLIMEMIKRNTPEKNINLFYCLNELKDDSLLKQFQKEDSSDYIDWDNMPNDMWSALAFFLLTDDETMNSFCLRLYNPSPLGLQKLLVVVKASQESILGSCNLNKDSCHLLASVLSSPSNMKHLDLSQNHLSDEGVEILSKGLASPNCILESLNLSRCHLDKGSCHLLASVLSSPSNLKSLDLRGNKLSNEAVEILSKGLASPNCILESLDLKSCKLGKGSCHPLASVLSSSSNLRHLDLSHNDLSDKWVEILSKGLANPNCKLESLDLKSCKLGTGSCHPLASVLSSPSNLKHLDLSENNLSDEGVEILSKGLASPHCTLESIRLSECGFTNKGCLFLAEALKSYPSHLQELDLSVNKIGKEGKRVLSDVQEDPSYRLQYVWFESESDTESESEEEESPEEHDSEEI